A single window of Pseudoduganella plicata DNA harbors:
- a CDS encoding adenosine deaminase family protein, producing the protein MQKNLIIAAAVIAAFAGSAQAASNEDIVKRHFATLVAGPQPKTAELTMFLTMMPKGGDLHHHYSGAIYAEQYLEWVDKQGYCVNKTNLRINTDKAAVAAEKAKAAPLRSCVSGADLVADNNAYRALLQKWSTLDFYNHSTDQSPPDQTFFDTFGYFGPVASTNSNEGLRTLKNRAIAENLAYIETIFELAPVTPDPDFDKLVQSPGFDPKALDGALTALAAKLEANPAFAKGIDDYLANVRTSSAGIDDDQFTMRYQPYVLRFLSPSIVFSQMLSSFKLAQASPQIVGVNIVGQESLNVSMRDYSLHMQMFRFLKTKYPDVKTALHAGELKLGIVPPEGLTFHIAEAVRVAGADRIGHGIDIAHEKDALGVLRSMRERKVPVEVNLTSNEFILGVKGAEHPIELYRKYRVPFVLSTDDAGVTRHNLSNEYVLFATRYKTDYAEVKKLSYDSIRYAFLAPADKQRLLKQLDSRFSKFEAGIVAAIK; encoded by the coding sequence ATGCAGAAAAACCTCATCATCGCAGCGGCCGTCATCGCTGCCTTTGCCGGCAGCGCGCAAGCGGCCAGCAACGAAGACATCGTCAAGCGTCACTTTGCCACCCTGGTGGCCGGGCCGCAGCCGAAGACGGCCGAACTGACGATGTTCCTGACGATGATGCCCAAAGGCGGCGACCTGCATCATCACTACTCCGGCGCCATCTATGCGGAGCAGTATCTGGAGTGGGTGGACAAGCAGGGCTACTGCGTCAACAAGACGAACTTGCGCATCAATACCGACAAGGCGGCAGTCGCCGCTGAAAAGGCCAAGGCGGCGCCGCTGCGGTCCTGCGTTTCCGGCGCCGACCTGGTGGCCGACAACAACGCGTATCGGGCGCTGCTGCAGAAGTGGTCGACGCTGGATTTCTATAACCACAGCACCGACCAGTCCCCGCCCGACCAGACATTCTTCGACACGTTCGGCTATTTCGGTCCCGTCGCGTCGACCAACTCGAACGAAGGCCTGCGCACGCTGAAGAACCGCGCAATCGCCGAAAACCTGGCGTACATCGAAACGATCTTCGAGCTGGCCCCGGTGACGCCCGATCCGGACTTCGACAAGCTGGTACAGTCGCCCGGCTTCGATCCGAAGGCGCTGGATGGGGCGCTGACGGCGCTGGCGGCGAAGCTGGAGGCCAATCCGGCTTTCGCCAAGGGGATCGACGATTACCTGGCCAACGTGAGAACCAGCAGCGCCGGCATCGACGACGACCAGTTTACGATGCGCTACCAGCCTTACGTGCTGCGTTTCCTGTCACCGTCAATCGTGTTCTCGCAGATGCTGTCGAGCTTCAAGCTGGCGCAGGCCAGCCCGCAGATCGTCGGCGTCAATATCGTCGGGCAGGAAAGCCTGAATGTGTCGATGCGCGACTACAGCCTGCACATGCAGATGTTCCGCTTCCTCAAGACGAAGTATCCGGACGTGAAAACGGCGCTGCACGCCGGCGAGCTGAAGCTGGGTATCGTGCCGCCGGAAGGGTTGACGTTCCACATCGCCGAAGCGGTGCGGGTGGCGGGCGCGGACCGCATCGGCCATGGCATCGACATCGCACATGAAAAGGATGCACTCGGCGTGTTGCGCAGCATGCGCGAGCGCAAGGTGCCCGTGGAGGTGAACCTGACGAGCAACGAGTTCATCCTGGGCGTCAAGGGCGCGGAGCACCCGATCGAGCTGTACCGCAAATATCGCGTGCCGTTCGTGCTGTCCACGGACGATGCCGGCGTCACGCGCCACAACCTGTCGAACGAGTACGTGCTGTTTGCCACGCGCTACAAGACCGATTACGCGGAGGTGAAAAAGCTGTCGTACGACAGCATCCGCTACGCGTTCCTGGCCCCTGCCGACAAACAGCGCCTGCTCAAGCAGCTGGACAGCCGGTTCAGCAAGTTCGAAGCCGGCATCGTCGCAGCCATCAAATAA
- a CDS encoding TonB-dependent receptor — MMNQKRLRLTQIALSLSIALAAAPAFAQNTTSAIGGRVSGADGNPAAGATVTILHVESGSVSNVTTDAQGRYVARGLRVGGPYTITIEKNGVIEKRDNVFVNLAETAAIDAQLGQPMQTVVVAGSAVRNDRFSKTTMGAGTNISATELAIQGSINRNLQDYARTDPRVSQTDKERGELSVAGQNSRYNTLTIDGVSVSDTFGLEASGSPTSKQPISIEAIQSVQVNVANYDVTQKGYTGGNINAVTKSGTNKVRGSVYYVFRNDSTVGDRFNQSTGEYYEPAKFKETTKGATVGGPLIKDKLFIFANYEKLESTRTAPSFGPVGSNLTNVAITPAAIAQAQQIAKDRYGMDVGSSTVPGGTMLDVTDKLLKFDWNISDDHRAMFRWSKTEQTEPIFPGLSATGISLNSYWYNQAKVIETKVAQLTSDWTPTFSTEVKLSTRDYDSVPKLNSQLPLVGLRFSGALPAGTPSGTSTNDRNLNFGTENSRQRNVLGTKTDDYYVGANWQLGAHEVKFGADYQKNEIMNAFVQNVYGNYTFACQQGIGYQFLPRDAQGNEGVLASCGNNVAASTIEAAVLENFRRGRPTSYQSTIANTGYSLEDAVARFTMKNTGLFLQDTWTVTPQLTVSGGFRVDSIDVGSRPLRNNAVAAATVARTSPTGRQTGGFGLDNTNTFDGQKLWQPRFGFNYNFESARRTQLRGGVGLFQGSAMAVWLGNPFQNAGVATAVAGCGTSGLAACNTTGGLFSPDIANQPIPSTGTPAASVDILAPGLRQPSVWKANLAIDHELPWYNLVVSAEYLKTDVRDAIYYRNLNLGEATRIGSDGRELYYTSQAYNTDCWTSTGARVTTGACSGLRARSGANAGFANVLVATGTKQGGSNLATLSLSRPMISGLGWSVSYTYTESKEVSPLTSSTSNSNWNGRSVYNPNEEVVANSSYLVKDRINAVLNFRKRFFGAYNTTFGLFYEGRSGKPYSWTFNNDMNGDDIAGNDLMYIPKAFGSGEVVFKGDSATNHANEQKFWSIVDANRGLRDSAGKVVGRNTSFSPWTNTFDLRISQEVPGFWQGHKGVVTFDLFNVGNLLNKKWGRINEVGFQSVGGAQARNFVDFAGIEGGKYVYQVRDKVEDFEVRQVKGESQWALQATVKYEF; from the coding sequence ATGATGAATCAAAAACGGCTCCGGCTAACGCAGATCGCGCTCAGCCTGTCCATCGCACTGGCTGCGGCACCGGCGTTCGCCCAGAACACTACTTCCGCCATCGGCGGTCGCGTGTCCGGCGCGGACGGCAATCCTGCCGCTGGCGCAACGGTCACCATCCTGCACGTCGAGTCCGGCTCCGTCAGCAACGTCACCACCGACGCACAGGGCCGCTACGTCGCGCGCGGCCTGCGCGTAGGCGGTCCGTATACGATCACGATCGAGAAGAACGGCGTCATCGAAAAGCGTGACAACGTCTTCGTCAACCTCGCCGAAACGGCCGCGATCGACGCCCAGCTGGGCCAGCCGATGCAGACGGTCGTCGTGGCCGGCAGCGCCGTGCGCAACGACCGCTTCTCGAAAACCACGATGGGCGCCGGCACGAACATCAGCGCCACCGAACTGGCAATCCAGGGTTCGATCAATCGCAACCTGCAGGACTACGCCCGTACCGATCCGCGCGTATCGCAGACCGACAAGGAACGCGGCGAACTGTCCGTGGCCGGCCAGAACAGCCGCTACAACACGCTGACCATCGACGGCGTGTCCGTCAGCGACACGTTCGGCCTGGAAGCCTCCGGCTCGCCGACGTCGAAGCAGCCGATCTCGATCGAAGCGATCCAGTCGGTGCAGGTCAACGTCGCCAACTACGACGTCACGCAGAAGGGCTACACCGGCGGCAACATCAACGCCGTGACGAAGTCCGGCACGAACAAGGTGCGCGGCAGCGTCTACTACGTCTTCCGTAACGACAGCACCGTGGGCGACCGCTTCAACCAGTCCACCGGCGAGTACTACGAGCCAGCCAAGTTCAAGGAAACGACGAAGGGCGCCACCGTCGGCGGCCCGCTGATCAAGGACAAGCTGTTCATCTTCGCCAACTACGAGAAGCTGGAATCGACCCGTACCGCGCCGTCGTTCGGCCCGGTCGGCAGCAACCTGACGAACGTGGCCATCACGCCGGCAGCAATCGCCCAGGCGCAGCAGATCGCCAAGGACCGTTACGGCATGGACGTCGGCAGCTCGACCGTCCCTGGCGGCACGATGCTGGACGTTACCGACAAGCTGCTGAAGTTCGACTGGAACATCAGCGACGATCACCGCGCGATGTTCCGCTGGTCCAAGACCGAGCAGACCGAACCGATCTTCCCGGGCCTGTCCGCCACCGGCATCTCGCTGAACTCGTACTGGTATAACCAGGCTAAAGTCATCGAGACCAAGGTTGCGCAGCTGACGTCCGACTGGACCCCGACCTTCTCCACCGAAGTCAAGCTGTCCACGCGCGACTACGACAGCGTGCCCAAGCTGAACTCGCAGCTGCCGCTGGTCGGGCTGCGTTTCTCCGGTGCGCTGCCGGCCGGCACGCCATCGGGCACGTCGACCAACGACCGCAACCTGAACTTCGGTACGGAAAACAGCCGCCAGCGCAACGTGCTGGGCACGAAGACGGACGACTACTACGTCGGCGCCAACTGGCAGCTGGGCGCGCATGAAGTCAAGTTCGGCGCGGACTACCAGAAGAACGAGATCATGAACGCATTCGTCCAGAACGTGTACGGCAACTACACGTTCGCCTGCCAGCAGGGCATCGGCTACCAGTTCCTGCCGCGCGACGCGCAAGGCAACGAAGGGGTGCTGGCATCGTGCGGCAACAACGTCGCCGCCTCGACGATCGAAGCGGCGGTGCTGGAGAACTTCCGCCGCGGCCGTCCGACGTCGTACCAGAGCACCATCGCCAATACGGGCTACTCGCTGGAAGACGCGGTCGCCAGGTTCACGATGAAGAACACGGGCCTGTTCCTGCAGGACACATGGACCGTCACGCCACAGCTGACCGTCAGCGGCGGCTTCCGCGTCGACAGCATCGACGTCGGCTCGCGTCCGCTGCGCAACAACGCCGTGGCCGCCGCCACCGTGGCGCGCACGTCGCCGACGGGTCGCCAGACGGGCGGCTTCGGTCTGGACAACACGAACACATTCGACGGCCAGAAACTGTGGCAGCCACGCTTCGGCTTCAACTACAACTTCGAATCCGCACGCCGCACGCAGCTGCGCGGCGGTGTGGGCCTGTTCCAGGGTTCGGCCATGGCCGTCTGGCTGGGCAACCCGTTCCAGAACGCCGGCGTGGCAACGGCAGTCGCCGGCTGCGGCACCAGCGGCCTGGCAGCCTGCAACACCACGGGCGGCCTGTTCAGCCCGGACATCGCCAACCAGCCGATCCCGTCCACCGGCACGCCGGCGGCATCGGTCGACATCCTGGCGCCTGGCCTTCGCCAGCCGTCGGTGTGGAAGGCCAACCTGGCCATCGATCACGAACTGCCATGGTACAACCTGGTCGTCAGCGCGGAATACCTGAAAACGGACGTGCGTGACGCGATCTACTACCGCAACCTGAACCTGGGCGAAGCAACGCGCATCGGCAGCGATGGCCGCGAGCTGTACTACACCAGCCAGGCCTACAACACCGATTGCTGGACCTCGACCGGCGCCCGCGTCACCACCGGCGCCTGCTCGGGCCTGCGTGCCCGCTCCGGCGCCAATGCCGGCTTCGCCAACGTGCTGGTTGCCACCGGCACCAAGCAGGGCGGCAGCAACCTGGCGACGCTGTCGCTGAGCCGTCCGATGATCTCGGGCCTGGGCTGGTCGGTGTCGTACACGTACACGGAGTCGAAGGAAGTGTCGCCGCTGACGTCGTCCACGTCGAACTCGAACTGGAACGGCCGCTCGGTCTACAACCCGAACGAAGAAGTCGTCGCCAACTCGAGCTACCTGGTCAAGGACCGCATCAACGCGGTGCTGAACTTCCGCAAGCGCTTCTTCGGTGCGTACAACACGACCTTCGGCCTGTTCTACGAAGGCCGTTCGGGCAAGCCATACAGCTGGACGTTCAACAACGACATGAACGGCGACGATATCGCCGGCAACGACCTGATGTACATCCCGAAGGCGTTCGGTTCGGGTGAAGTCGTGTTCAAGGGCGATTCGGCAACGAACCACGCCAACGAGCAGAAGTTCTGGAGCATCGTGGACGCGAACCGCGGCCTGCGTGACTCCGCCGGCAAGGTCGTCGGCCGCAACACGAGCTTCTCGCCATGGACCAACACGTTCGATCTGCGTATCTCGCAAGAGGTGCCTGGCTTCTGGCAGGGTCACAAGGGTGTAGTCACCTTCGACCTGTTCAACGTGGGCAACCTGCTGAACAAGAAGTGGGGCCGTATCAACGAGGTGGGCTTCCAGTCCGTTGGTGGCGCGCAGGCGCGTAACTTCGTCGACTTCGCCGGTATCGAAGGCGGCAAGTACGTCTACCAGGTACGCGACAAGGTCGAGGACTTCGAAGTGCGCCAGGTCAAGGGCGAATCGCAGTGGGCCCTGCAGGCTACCGTGAAGTACGAATTCTAA
- a CDS encoding bifunctional metallophosphatase/5'-nucleotidase: MKFSPHSLAVAAALIALAGCATRPTEGTTEINLVAINDLHGHLEADKFTYAGVGEKKERTVQAGGIDTLGAALQAWRKEDRELLLVGAGDMIGASPALSAMWADEPTIGALDLLGLQVSSVGNHEFDQGRIELLRQQKGGCASPRAEKACKFDGAWGGAKFDYLAANVIDANTRKPLLPPYRILESKGVKIAFIGAVLKDTAEVVASANIAGLQFGDEAEAVNRLLPELRKQGVGVFVVLLHQGGRTAAEFDKQYCDDLEGDLVPVVRKLDPAIKLVISGHSHKGYLCKVDGKLVTQAQMGGHMLSRIKLVVDRQTNQVVDVSARNVVMEKGAFGSDPRAEAYLAKVRQRGNAELAKPVARIAVPAVTRDAKGGDESALGNLVADATLFGGRPYGAQIAFMNTGGIRATLETGEGNVVSKGQALAVLPFGNTTTVMNLTGAQIRALLEQQWVGDKAETRGLLQVSEGFTYQYDLRKPAGQRVLEASLNGIPLDDNASYRVAANNFLAEGGDAFPMFAKGTNRAETGIRDIDSLNAYLARREQDQKPAGLAPAQPRIVRVR; encoded by the coding sequence ATGAAATTCTCCCCACATTCCCTTGCCGTTGCCGCCGCCCTGATCGCGCTGGCCGGCTGCGCCACGCGCCCCACCGAAGGCACGACCGAAATCAACCTGGTCGCCATCAACGACCTGCACGGCCACCTGGAAGCCGACAAGTTCACCTATGCCGGCGTCGGCGAGAAGAAGGAACGCACGGTGCAGGCAGGCGGCATCGACACGCTGGGTGCCGCGCTGCAGGCGTGGCGCAAGGAAGACCGCGAGCTGCTGCTGGTGGGCGCCGGCGACATGATCGGCGCCAGCCCGGCACTGTCGGCCATGTGGGCCGACGAACCGACGATCGGCGCGCTCGACCTGCTGGGGTTGCAGGTCTCGTCCGTCGGCAACCATGAATTCGACCAGGGCCGGATCGAGCTGCTGCGCCAGCAGAAGGGCGGCTGCGCGTCGCCACGTGCCGAGAAGGCATGCAAGTTCGACGGCGCCTGGGGTGGCGCGAAATTCGATTACCTGGCCGCCAACGTCATCGATGCCAATACGCGCAAGCCCTTGCTGCCCCCGTACCGCATCCTCGAATCGAAAGGGGTCAAGATCGCCTTCATCGGCGCGGTGCTGAAGGACACGGCCGAAGTGGTGGCCTCTGCCAACATCGCCGGCCTGCAGTTCGGCGACGAAGCCGAAGCCGTCAACCGGCTGCTGCCGGAACTGCGCAAGCAGGGCGTGGGGGTCTTTGTCGTACTGCTGCACCAGGGCGGCCGTACCGCCGCCGAATTCGACAAACAGTATTGCGACGACCTGGAAGGCGATCTCGTCCCGGTCGTCAGAAAGCTCGACCCGGCGATCAAACTCGTCATCAGCGGCCACTCGCACAAGGGTTACCTGTGCAAAGTGGACGGCAAGCTGGTGACGCAGGCGCAGATGGGCGGCCATATGCTGTCGCGCATCAAGCTGGTCGTCGACCGCCAGACCAACCAGGTGGTCGATGTCAGTGCCCGCAACGTCGTCATGGAAAAAGGCGCCTTCGGCAGCGATCCACGCGCCGAAGCGTATCTGGCGAAAGTGCGCCAGCGCGGCAACGCGGAACTGGCCAAGCCCGTGGCGCGCATCGCCGTACCCGCCGTCACGCGCGATGCGAAAGGCGGCGACGAATCGGCGCTGGGCAACCTGGTGGCCGATGCCACGCTGTTCGGCGGCCGTCCCTACGGCGCGCAGATCGCGTTCATGAACACGGGCGGCATCCGCGCCACCCTGGAAACGGGGGAGGGCAACGTCGTCTCGAAAGGCCAGGCGCTGGCCGTCCTCCCGTTCGGTAACACGACCACGGTGATGAACCTGACGGGCGCGCAGATCCGCGCATTGCTGGAACAGCAGTGGGTCGGCGACAAGGCCGAGACGCGCGGCCTGCTGCAGGTATCCGAAGGTTTTACGTACCAATACGACCTGCGCAAGCCGGCCGGCCAGCGCGTGCTGGAGGCGAGCCTGAACGGCATCCCGCTGGACGACAACGCATCGTACCGCGTCGCCGCCAACAACTTCCTGGCCGAAGGGGGCGACGCGTTCCCGATGTTCGCGAAAGGGACGAATCGCGCCGAGACGGGCATCCGCGACATCGATTCGCTGAACGCCTACCTGGCGCGCCGCGAGCAGGACCAGAAACCGGCCGGCCTCGCGCCGGCACAGCCGCGCATCGTGCGCGTCCGATAA
- a CDS encoding phospholipase D-like domain-containing protein, with translation MRRILFSLLLAAGTGSAHADFRIPGFELVLTTPVETSLANPDVRDAITVWCELFDNARQDIAIGQFYAVGKAGAPFEKVIERLEAAGRRGVKIRFLLDKKGVNLSDAATLDRLRAIPNLELRILDYSQITGNGIIHAKYALVDGKVAFVGSQNFDWRSFTHIHETGLKIDDATVVGQVKAIFEQDWAAQGTLAHGAKVAPLQAKAAAAVAPTELARPAYLLASPAAYNPPGVRDSETGLPALLADAREEVRIQLLDYAPLSYGPNGTRPYYAVIDNAVRAAANRGVKIKLMVSNWNLEAPALPYLKSLAVLPNVEIRVVTLPRASTGFIPFARVIHSKTMTIDGKLAWVGTSNWAGGYFDLSRNLEVVMRNEAMARRLTALHEQTWSSPYAQKLDINRDYPKPNKATEKAVAE, from the coding sequence ATGCGCCGCATCCTGTTCTCTTTGCTGCTGGCCGCCGGCACGGGCAGCGCCCACGCCGACTTCCGCATTCCCGGCTTCGAGCTGGTGCTGACGACGCCCGTCGAGACGTCGCTCGCCAACCCCGACGTGCGCGACGCCATCACCGTCTGGTGCGAGCTGTTCGACAATGCCCGCCAGGACATCGCCATCGGCCAGTTCTACGCCGTCGGCAAGGCCGGCGCACCGTTCGAGAAAGTCATCGAGCGGCTGGAAGCTGCCGGCAGGCGCGGCGTCAAGATCCGCTTCCTGCTCGATAAAAAGGGCGTGAACCTGTCCGATGCGGCGACGCTGGACCGCCTGCGCGCCATCCCCAACCTGGAACTGCGCATCCTCGACTACAGCCAGATCACGGGCAACGGCATCATCCATGCCAAGTACGCGCTGGTCGACGGCAAGGTGGCGTTCGTCGGCAGCCAGAACTTCGACTGGCGCTCGTTCACGCATATCCACGAGACGGGCCTGAAGATCGACGATGCCACGGTCGTCGGCCAGGTCAAGGCCATCTTCGAGCAGGACTGGGCGGCGCAAGGCACGCTGGCGCACGGCGCGAAAGTGGCGCCGCTGCAGGCAAAGGCCGCTGCCGCCGTCGCGCCGACGGAACTGGCGCGGCCGGCGTATCTGCTGGCCAGCCCCGCCGCGTACAACCCGCCCGGCGTGCGCGACTCCGAAACGGGACTGCCGGCATTGCTGGCGGACGCCAGGGAAGAAGTGCGCATCCAGCTGCTCGACTACGCGCCGCTGTCGTATGGACCGAATGGCACGCGGCCGTACTACGCCGTCATCGACAACGCCGTGCGTGCCGCCGCCAACCGGGGCGTGAAGATCAAGCTGATGGTGTCGAACTGGAACCTGGAAGCGCCCGCGCTGCCCTACCTGAAAAGCCTGGCCGTGCTGCCGAACGTGGAGATCCGCGTCGTCACCTTGCCGCGCGCCTCCACCGGCTTCATTCCGTTCGCCCGCGTCATTCACAGCAAGACGATGACGATCGACGGCAAGCTGGCATGGGTCGGCACCAGCAACTGGGCCGGCGGCTATTTCGACCTGTCGCGCAACCTGGAAGTCGTCATGCGCAACGAAGCCATGGCGCGCCGGCTGACGGCGCTGCACGAGCAGACCTGGAGCTCGCCGTATGCGCAGAAGCTGGACATCAACCGCGATTACCCGAAACCGAACAAGGCAACCGAAAAGGCTGTAGCAGAATGA